CTTGCGTCATAAAAAAATCCTCCTCGCTTCATTCTGAGGAAGATTATCTCACGGACAAGAGAAGGCTCATAGGTGGGGAATATTTGACGCTTACATGACGGCAGGTTTTGTGGTGGCGGCACTTCTGTCAGGTTGCTCTTCCGACAAGCCGGCTGCCAAAAATGACTCCATTCTGGTGGAAGTGAACGACGAACAACGAGCGGCGGCAGAAGTCGCCCAGAAGTTTCTGAAAGCCGTCCTTACCTACTCCAACCGTACGTCGGATGAAGACGTAAAGGGATTGGAGTACGTAGATCAGGCAATTCATGCAGGTCTTAAAAAGCAATTTGCCAATTACACGCAAGCCGTCCAAGAGGTTGGTGGCAAAGAAAAGTTGCCTGAAGTGCAGGACGTAAAGGTTGTGGATGTCATTCCCATGCCTGACAAGAAGGCATATATTGTAAATACCATTGTAACGTACAATCCGAACCGTCTTGTCATGGACGAATTTACAAAAGTGGGAACCGTTGTAACTTTTGAAAACAATAAATGGCTAATCACAACCGTAAACTTCCGAAACCAACTGGCTCCTGCCAAAAAGTAAGCAACACCCCTCCCGGGGTGTTTTTATGGACGCTCGCAATAGCGGACACTGACTGACCCCGAAGGGGCAGTTTATGGATACCCCACCAAGGATAGACACGGACCGATCTCATTGGTGAGAGGTTTATGCCCGGTAGGGCAAATTTTCACCCAGGGAGAGTTACACCAATGAAGAAAAGAGTAGTGACAGTGCCGCTGGTTGTCAGTCTCCTGTGGTCAGGGCAGGCATTGGCTGAAACTACCACAACTGGTGGCTTTCGAAGTAGTATTGACCAGGAAACTAAAGGCGATGCCGTGGTAGCAAATATCAGCGCAGATTCCACCTGGCAGGAGTTGACTACAACGGGTGGAGGCACGGAGCATTCCAGCACACCGGGAACTACGCCTACTTCAAATACATCTGGCGATTCCGGAACCGATCAAACTTGGGCTCAACAAACAGTTAACCCAATACCCATCAGCACTCCGCCTACGCCAGGACAAGATGGCAGAAATCCAAGTTGGACCGTCGACAATGGCAATGGAGGGATTGGTACAGGTGGTGCCGACAGTTCAGGAGGAGTCGGAGGTGGTTCCTGGACTGACGGGGATTGGATCTATGACCCGGTGGAGGAGACGATCCCCGCGCTCCCTGGAAATGACGGGCTCGTCAGGGAACGTGGGAAGTACGGCTGGGTTGTGGACGAGTGGGGCAGCACATCCCGATCCTGGTCGGATGGAACGAGCGGCTCCAATGAATCGGATCCGATCAAGCCGGAAGTGGATGCGGACTATGTGAAGTATTGGAGAATCACAATCACACCGCTCGAAGGACAAGCGGTGCCTCCTATCAACGTACGATCCAACGGGGCGAGTTTGCGGGCCAGTGTCGTCTTTACGGCACCGGGCAAGTACCACGGGGTAGCGAAAGCCGTCTCGAAAAAAGGAAGGATCGTGGAGACGGTGGAATTTTCCGTGTACGTTCCTTCGAAATACGTGGGCAAGCCATTGCAGGTTCCGCCGGCTGCTGTCATTAAGCGTGCCGAACACTTCATTTCAGGTGGCGGACGGATTGAGCCAGGAAAAAAAGAACGCAGCCAACCGCTGCGTACTTTTTTTATTGAGCGTCGTATTGAAATTGATCTCCGATAGGCGTCGGATTCATTGGATCGGTAAAGTCAAACCAGCGCATGCTTCCATACACGAACTGCTTGGTTTCAGGGTCAAAGGCGTAAATCTGAATGTAAGCCGGTTTTTTAGGGATCGACACGTACCCTTCTTCTGTTTCCCCGAGGACGAGCGGCCCAACTCCGTTTCGAATCGGAGAACGGACGATTTGCCATGCGCCATATGGGGTTGTTCGGGTACTGAGAACCGCAAAATATTGTAAGTTTTTATCACTTGCCGGCGTGAATTCCACGACGTACTTCGTATGAGAGAACGAACCGATCCGAACGGGATCCGGTTTTATTGAGACCAATTCCGGCGCCTTGAGGACTGGAGTTCCTGTGGGGACGCCCGACAGGGTTTCCCAATACTGTTTGATTTGAGGCAGCGTCTCGACACTTGGGATGACCTGGTTCTCAATCCGGTCCTGGATGTTGAAGGAAAAGGGTTTCTTCTCTTTGATATCGATTCGCTTCCCTTTCGGGGAACCGTACAGCATGGCGTACTCATCCGCCATGATTTCTTCCGGCGCCCAGAAGTGAGAATAGTCGTAATCGAACCTTCGATATTCAACCGGATAGGCGTTGAGATTTCGAAGTTTCGCCCAACCGGTATCCGGCTCAAAGGGCCATTTGTTTTCCTTCTTGATGATCCAGTAGAAAGAGAAGATGTGACCGTATTCGTGGGAAAGGGTACTGGCCATTCCCTCAATTGTTGTAACATCATCAGCGTGATAGAGGAAAATCTCACGGCCGGGATCGAGTTGAGTCGGCTCGCCGCTTCGGTTTGTGCTGAATCGCAGATTGACTTTTCCTGCCTCTCCTCCCGGCCTTTCGGGAGAGAGAATGACTTTACTCAAGACCTTCATCTCTTCGCCACGTTTGTTCTGTAAAAAATCCTGATAGAGACGAATGAGTTTCCCAGTGTCCCAGGCAGGCGATTGGGACTCAAACGTAATGCCTTCCGGCGTTTCAAGGACTGCGACCACATCCTGCCTTGTCTGCACGAATACGCTTTGCAACTCCCCGTCCCAGCCTACTTTCGCTCCCAGGGCTTCCGAGACAAACCGGGCCGGAACCATGGTGCGGTCCTGAATCAGTTGGGCCGGCACATCCAGGGTTCGTTCTTCTTCGTTGACATAGGCCTTGTTGGACCCGATCCGAAGTTGCACTTTCTTTCCGTCTTTGGAGGCTTTCACTGTTTGGGTGGCGTCTTCCCAATCCACTTTGGCGCCGAGTTTCTCAAAGATGGCGCGAAGCGGGACCAACGTACGTCCGTTTACAACCTGGGCAGGCGGATCAAAGGTTTGCTGTTTTCCGTCGATGTAGACCGTTACGACTGAACTTTTTTCGGCTGCAAAAAAAGGTTGAATATTCGCAAATAATGCTACATGCACAAGCAGAAGTCCAAGCAAAATCGATAGAAGTCTCTTTACCACTCTAACTCACTCTCCAGTCCCGCGAAACAAACTCCACAATACAAGTTCGTTTGAAAAAGTGAATCCACCTGCATATTCCCAAGCCAATGATTCATTTGACAAATTCATTTTTCTTCCGAAATAAGACCTTTTATATTTGTTCAAATTTTTGTTGGTTTTGCGCCAAATAATAAAAGTAGGAATGTTCCGACTTCAAACGAACTCTTTCAAATGTGAAAAACAATTTGGAGGAGATTCAATGAAAATAAGAAATCTAGCACTAACACTCACATTCATCTCTTCATTGGCAGCAGGCAGTATGTCTGCTCAAGCCGAAGAAAACATCATGGTGCAACTTGACGGGCAACCCATCACGTTTGACGCCGCTCCCTACATCAAAAACGATCGGACACTGGTTCCCATGCGGACCATTTTTGAAAAATTGGGTGCGACCGTCGAGTGGGACAATGCCACTCAAACTGTTACCGGCAAAAAGGGCGACACCGTCATCAAGTTGACGATTGGCTCCAACACGGCCCTGGTCAATAACGAACCGGTCGAACTTGACGTAGCAGCCGAACTCCATAAGGACACCGGGAACCGCACCATGGTACCCTTGCGTTTTGTGGCCGAATCGCTGGATACGGAAGTCAACTGGGACGATGCCACACAAACCGTGGAGATCAGGTCGTTTGCCTATAAAGAAACGCTGACCTATTGGAATGACGAATTCGGAAACGTCATTCAGAAAAAGGAAGATGCAGAACGTCCGGAAGAAGTTCTGTTTCAAAAATACCGGTATACGGGTGAAAATGTGAATCGGTTCCGGGCGATACATTACACACGGCGATACCTACAGTCCATCCAAACACAGGTCACCGTTGAACTAAAAACGGAGGGTGTGTATGAGAACGGAAAAGTCACCGGAAAGTATTTCATCCGGATGATTGACACCTCGAATCAAGTTTCTTTTGCGGAAACCGACGGCACGTACGAAAAAACGGTTGAGGCGAAAACCTTTGAGGAACTGAAAATCGATCCGGCAGTCATCCAAGAGGTCATGAAGTACGAAGGGTCAAGATAATGAATCACCCCCTGATCCCTAAGGGGACGGGCCTTTGGCGGTTGTTGTACCCATTATTTTGTTAATAAAGAGAATCTTTTGTTCTTGCACAACGTTGCGTTCCAAAAACATTAAAGCCCCCGATCATCTCCCGGGGGCTTCCGTTTATGCTTACCGATTACGCAAATGCGGAATCCAGATCTGCGTCGAAACCGCAGTTAGCGGTCTCGCTATGAGGTATTTGAATGGGAATAGGAATGGGTTCCAGCGGGAGTGGTTCGAGTACTCAAGATTGCAAAGTATTGAAGATCCTTGTCACTTGCCGGTGTAAACTCCACCTTACACTGCGTATAAAAGGAATTGTTCACCCTTACGATTTCGGGCGGAACCACACCATTTCTCCGCTCAAAGTGAACATCGTGAATAGACTGATCCGTTTCGGGCTGATTCGAGAATTGGACGAATTTGTGTATGGAGATACTGGGGAGGACATAAAAGAAGACATACTGGTGCTTACTTCGTACGGAGAATCTTTCATTCGATTTATACGTCCTAAGTAAAAGACAGGAGAACTGTGTCAACATGTATACGTGTCTACACGTATACATTACCTGGTCATAACATACCGAAAAAATCGGATTAAAAAACCTCAAATTCCCGCCTTTTCTGTCAAAAGTCCACGATTTCAGCGATTTCAAACACACGATTCCGGACAACCCGGACAATTGACGGTTTTTATGAGTGGAATTGATGCGCCACGAACGATTTCGGGAATGGGTTTCAGCGGGTTCCAACAAGTTGGTATGAAAATTGGTCCGGTCCTGGTCTTCCACATCACCCGGTCCGGGTGCTGGTTTTTGATGAGGAAGATGTTAGCCGACTACGCCTTTGCACTTGGACGGGGGGCTTGCCAACTTCAGTCGCGCTCCCGCTGAAACCGGTCCTTGCCTGCCCCTTCCCCAATTCCTTTGCCCCGGGATACTTCGGCAAAAATTCACTGCAAACTTGAGCGAGTGCGAATAGCCGAAGCGGAAGTGCGCAGTGAATCCGAAGCGGTCTTTCCTATTGTCTTCACGTGTAAAAAATTGGTATACTACACTTAGACGCAGAGCGGGGGTGAGACCCGACTCTGATAGCACAACCACCGGGGCGGGCCTCCGCTCCAAAGGGTGCGAAGTAAGCCGCCGAGATGTGAGCCTTGGGCGGCTTATTTTATTGAGAGGATTCAGAGCCCGAGTGCCTGGGGCTACACCTTCAAGCGCTCATTCCCCAATCTTTATCCCATTTTGTTTTGCCCATCCCATTCGATTCCGGCTTTTTCTTATTCGCTTCCCGCTGGGGGCGGCTCGGCACAAGGCCTCGCCTCCGATTCATCTGAATCCATCCGTTTTCCATTTGCATCCCATATTTCTCCCGCCTTGGAATCAAACTCCCCCTACCTCCGGCCACCCCCTTAGGTTGTTCGCAAGTTAGTTCATTTGAGGGGGGCTCGGTTTCATCCCCTAGGTAGATCGGCCGTGCAGCCACCAGGAGACGACTTGAACTCTTTAAACATCGTTCAAAATCCACTCTGACATCGTTCGTAAGCGATTTTGCAACGTCCCATTTCCCTGCCGAATTCCGCCTAATAAAAACGGCATTTTACGGCGTTTACTTGATGTTTTACGGGTAATCGTTCGTTTCGCGCGATTGGGTCTATAAATGTTCGATTTTCTCCAGAAATATTCATTTTCCTAAACCATACATTTTCATCCCTAAAGAGAAACCCGCAATTCCGACATCGCAAACGACATTTCGCACGATTTCTGGGACGCCAATAAAGAGAGTTTTTTTGAAAAAAATTCGACCAATTTGACCGAAATCTTCATAAACTCCCCCGAGGGGAGTCAGCGTCCACCCTTGCGAGTGTCCGTAAACTGCCTCTGCTGGTCAGTCAGCGCAATTCACTCCGTGAATTCCGTCAATTCCCCTGCTTTCTTCGCAGGATGTCCAAATCTTCACGGTTTTTCTGGAGGTACAGGGATTGCACGTCCAATCGGTCGCTCATGTGTTGCACCGTTTCCTTGATGCTTTTCATTTCTCCTTCAAGGTTTGTCATTCGATCTTCAAGGCTCGTCATTCGACCTTCAAGGGATGCCATTCGTTCGTCCAGGGACTTGAGCGTTGCACCCGCTTCCTCCATGCGCCCCAGAATGGCAGAAAGAATCTCTTTTTCCGTCATACGATCATCTCCTGTTAATAGTTTACCTGATTTCTCGTTTCGGGGATACATTTATCAAACATTCGTTATCGAATTGAGGGGCAGAACATATTTGTCCTTTCGCCATCCTTGCCTGACTTCGTCCCTGGCTCTCATATTTTTACTCCGGAAGCCGTCGATTGCATTGGGTCAAAGAAATAAGCCGCCCAGTTGTGTCGATCCGGCGGTTCACTTCTTGACTTTCCACCCTTTAGTGTGGAGGTTTGCTCCGCCGACAGAACTGGTCGCTCTTCTCAACTCGGTGTCTAGGTAAAGTATACCAAAAGACGGCTTCGAATCACTTTTCATTTTCCACTTCGGCTACTCGCGCTCGCGGAAATTCAAAGTGATTTTTCGAAGCGATCACAGCCAAGAAGAACAAGGCAAGTGGGAACAGGAAGCGTTCGAGCAGAGTAGTTTTTTGGGGTGGGAAACCACCAAAGGATTTCTTCCCCTGAAAGAAGAGGATGAGGAGTGTGGATCAGGGAGTGCGGATCAGGGAGTGCGGCGTCTCATGAAACTTTGTGTCAGGCGATGGTGACCGGGCTTCCTTATTTTAGAAAATAATAGGAATACGACGAGCCGATGATCCCTGATTGTGGACACATGATTTAGACACAATTACACGGAAGAGGATCCCCCTATTGCCCCGCTTCCCGGAAATCGGGGGCTCGTCGACCAACTCGGAAAATATGCCTGGATTGTGGACCCGTGGGGCATCTTGACCCGTACCTGGTCGGAAGGCTCAAACAGTTCCATTGAATCCCCTCCGATAAAGCCCGAGGTTGACGCAGATTACGTGAAGTATTGGAGAATCACGATGACGCCGCTGGATGGTCAAGCGGTACCGCCAATTAACGTGCGATCCAATGGGGCGTCGTTGCGGGCTACGGTCGTCTTTACCGCACCCGGGAAGTATCACGGGGTGGCAAAAGCCATCACGAAAAAAGGCAAAACGGTGGCCACGGTGGACTTTGATGTCTATGTGCCAAGTCATCTGGTCGGAAAACCCCTGCAGGTTCCGCCGGATGAAGAGTCGCTACACGTGCGGAAAGTTTCATCTCGGGTGGCGGCCGGATTGAGCCGGTCAGTCATCGCACCAACGAAGACAACGGCCAACAGAAGCGCTAACCTCCCCTCCCCCTTTTTTGGGGGTTATCTGAGACGCTTTTCCCGCTGTCCGATATGGACATCAATCAAGTCGAAAGCGCTCCAAAACCTCTTCTGGTATTTCTTTGTTGCGAAGCCAATTATTTTCCTCCCGCCATTGATTAATGGCTCTCAGATTGTAAATAGGCCCGTTGAGATCGCCTGGCACTGCATACACTCCATCGGGTGCGGCGTCATCAAAAAGGTCTAACAAGTCCTTGTCATGTCGGCGGCGTTCTTCTGCCTGCTTTCGTTCATCCTTCTTTTTTTCAGTCATTCTCGATCCCTTCCCTTTTTCTCATTATCATAACATATCGATTCACGCTCAAACCTGCTGGTGGGGCGGTCAAATCTGTAATTGTTGCTCACGGATTGGGAAGTTTTCGCGGCATCAACGGCTGTTGACCAAAGAATTTTAACTTTTATTTGTTATGAGGGGACCGACTTTGTCCCATCCCGAACATATTCGCCAATGAGAACCCATTTAGGAGATGCTTTTCCCATTCTTTATGTTGTTCTTTGTGTTTATCGCTTGTACCTGTCCAAATGAAATGTTAAAGTATGAAGTAAACCGTGGTGGTTGTGTTTCAGAACGAGTACGTACGAGTGAAAAATCGGAGACGATTTAGTTGTTTTTTCTTGAAATGACAAGGCGGTTTGCATTTCCCCTTCTCCCTCCCGGTCTTCAAAACCGAGCGTGAGGCATGGGATGTCTCAGGTGGGTTCGATTCCCACACGCTTCCGCCAACATGAGAAAAGCCTTGAACGATAGGGTTCAGGGCTTTTCAGTTTTATCCTATATTCTGTTAGAAATGTTAGAACCGAGTATGATTCACAGGCGGCTTCTAACATTTTTCTAACCTTTATCCAAACTAAAGCGTTTTCGAAGAATCGATTGCGAGACACTTGAATGGTTGGTACAATACTCCTTGTACAATAGAATCGGCTTGCAAGGGTGGTCGGCTAATCCCCCGGAGAGGGGGTGATGCCCGTGGAGGTATATCAAGCATTATCCTTGATGATCATGTTCGCCATGTTCGTCTTGGCTCTGCTTAACTTCCTTAAAAGGAAATAGACCGCCCTTGGCATAGGGAAGCGGTCTATTTCAGTAGGCCAAACCTAGTATGGCCGATCACCCTTTAGGGCAATCTATTGTACTGACCGTAGGTGTGTCGCAGCGCCTGCGGTTCTTTTATCGTACGCACAATTGGGATGTCTTTATTCATATCTTTGCAAAAAATTAAGGATAAGTCAAGGTAACCCTCTAAACCGATTGACGAGCCCCACTGCTCAACTTATACAATAACGTAATGGTTCAATTAAAACTCCTTCCCGTCATCACGTCTCTTGATTCCCGACTTGAACCAGTCTTAGATATCTCTTTTTCCTTGATTGAGTTCATGTGTTGCAACCAAGAGGACTTATTCCCCCTGCAGCCTGAATGCTGTTTGTTTAATGTATCACATCATCAGCCATTAGTTTAACAATCTATCTTTAATAAATGGAAATCTTTCTATTCCTTTAGCACCTCTCTAACCTCGCGTTGTCAAGAAGTGTCACATATACCCCGCCGTGCACCGTTGCGGACTTCCGGACGGTTGATTGTGATTGTGTCAATGCCGTTCTCCACTTCAACCAACAGATTTTTGTATTCCATACATTACACCTCCCCCGACTTGATTCGAATTCCGTATTTGTACGCTTTTCGGATTGCGGTTGATTGACTGATTTTTAACGCTTTCGCCACTTCATAGGAACTTCCGTACCGCTCGTAAGCGGCGGCCAAAAGTTGTCGCTCCAGTTGTTCCACCGCCTCTTGCAGCCCTCCCCATTCTTCTATCTTTTCCAATGAATAGGTGATTTCCGAAGCGGAAACGGGTGGCAGCCCGTTTTGGGCGTGCTCCTGAACTGCCGGTTCATTGTCCGGAACATACACACCTGTCATTTTGGGCAGATGATCTGGGCGAATCTCGTGAGAAGGGGTGATCACCAACAGCCGTTCGATCAGGTTTGCCAGTTCACGGATATTGCCCGGCCATTGATAACGCTGCAGGATTGCCAGTGTCTCGTCCGTAAAACTCTTGGCTGTCTGAAATTTTCTGTTGAATTTGTCCAAATAAAATTGAATCAACGGAAGAATGTCTTCCTTTCGTTTGCGCAAAGGCGGAATCTCGATTGGCACAACATATAGTCGGTAATACAGGTCCTCCCGAAAGGAACCCTCGGCCACCATCTTTTTTAAATCGCGATTGGTTGCCGCGATGATCCGGACATTCACCCGAATGGGTTTAACCCCGCCCACACGATGAAATTCCTGCTCCTGCAATACACGAAGCAGTTTCACCTGCAGATGGAGCGGCATCTCGCCGATCTCGTCGAGAAAAAGGGTTCCTTCATGCGCGAGTTCGAACATTCCCGGTTTGCCTTCTTTCTTGGCTCCGGTAAACGCTCCCGATTCGTATCCGAACAGTTCGGATTCGAGAAGTTCCTGCGGAATGGCCCCGCAATTCACCTTGATGAAAGATCCTTTTTCGTAACGGCGGCTGTTTCGGTGGATCATACGGGCGACCACTTCTTTTCCGCCCCCCGATTCGCCCAACAGCAATACGGTGGTGTCAGTAGCGGCCACCCGGCAGGCGAGATCGATCACCCGCTCCATTTCTTTGCTTGCGACCACCACCTGGTCTTCTCCGGCATGAAACTTACGCAATTGCGACAATTCTTCCCGAAGGCGGTTGAGCTCCGAAATGTCCCGAACATTGGTAACAACCCGGATCACCTCTCCCTGTTCATTAAACACCGGACTTCCGGTGTTTAAAAGAACCTTGCCGAGCGAGTTCTCTTGAATCACGGTGACCGGCTTTTTTTGCTTCATCACTTCAAACGAGACCAATTTTTGCACAATTCCCCGTTTTTCCAGATACCGAAGATCTTTTCCGATGTAATATTCTTTCGGAATGCCCGTCAATCGTTCAATCGCATCGTTTGTTTTGAGCGTAATTCCGTTTGCATCCGTAATGTAAATGGCATCATAGGAATTTTGAAAAATCGCGTCCAATTCATCCGCAACCGCTTTCATCTCAGACAGCCTCTCCTGCATGATCTTTAGCGGAACCGTATTGCACGCGACCAGAAAAATCCCCGATTTTTCGACGCAGTTTGGATAGGGATAGGCATTGATTTGCAGGTGCATACCGCCAAGCTCCATCTGCCAATCCATTGGTTTTCCGGAAGCAAATACCTTGGAAAATCGGTGGTTGGGAATCAACAGCTCCAATCCGGCCTTGATCAATTGAGGGTTTGATTTTCCCAACCATCGCTTAATTGTGTCATTTGTGTACACGACGAATCCTTCCCGGTCAAGAAGAGCCACTCCGACATCGATTTTTGCGGCTGTTTGTTTTTCCTTCAGTTTCTCCATCCCGGCTTACCTCCGTCGTCAGAATAACTGATTAAAAATTCTGTATTGATCGACAGAATTCCTCTTACATTTTTCGGATACTTTTACCAGCACCTGATGCTTCTCTCAATATCTGTCCCGTGCTTACAACGGAATCCGGCGTCTGTGTCGGCAAGGAAATCACCACCAGTTCAGCCAGATTGAGCACCGTAACCTGTTCTTAAGCACCGGGTGAATTCCTAGAAAATCGGGCGGAATTTAATCTGAATCAACAGAACCAATATTAGCAAGCTTAAAAGCGGAACGTTTTTGGTAATCGCGTTCCCCCATTCCTCAAAGCTTCCTCCGTGCAGGACAAGCAGCAGGTGACCGGCAAAAAGCATGGCCAACTTAAAATCAGGGTCATGCCCCGAGCCGGAAACAATTCATTAACAGCAAATACACAAGAACCGCATACAATGCCCAGTGGGTCCAGGTAGCTTCGAGAAACACATCCGCCAGGTGCAAGAAGGCTAAAGAGAAAAGGGACAGACGCACTGTCCCCTTCAGCTTGAAGGC
The Effusibacillus lacus DNA segment above includes these coding regions:
- a CDS encoding copper amine oxidase N-terminal domain-containing protein; the protein is MVKRLLSILLGLLLVHVALFANIQPFFAAEKSSVVTVYIDGKQQTFDPPAQVVNGRTLVPLRAIFEKLGAKVDWEDATQTVKASKDGKKVQLRIGSNKAYVNEEERTLDVPAQLIQDRTMVPARFVSEALGAKVGWDGELQSVFVQTRQDVVAVLETPEGITFESQSPAWDTGKLIRLYQDFLQNKRGEEMKVLSKVILSPERPGGEAGKVNLRFSTNRSGEPTQLDPGREIFLYHADDVTTIEGMASTLSHEYGHIFSFYWIIKKENKWPFEPDTGWAKLRNLNAYPVEYRRFDYDYSHFWAPEEIMADEYAMLYGSPKGKRIDIKEKKPFSFNIQDRIENQVIPSVETLPQIKQYWETLSGVPTGTPVLKAPELVSIKPDPVRIGSFSHTKYVVEFTPASDKNLQYFAVLSTRTTPYGAWQIVRSPIRNGVGPLVLGETEEGYVSIPKKPAYIQIYAFDPETKQFVYGSMRWFDFTDPMNPTPIGDQFQYDAQ
- a CDS encoding copper amine oxidase N-terminal domain-containing protein, yielding MKIRNLALTLTFISSLAAGSMSAQAEENIMVQLDGQPITFDAAPYIKNDRTLVPMRTIFEKLGATVEWDNATQTVTGKKGDTVIKLTIGSNTALVNNEPVELDVAAELHKDTGNRTMVPLRFVAESLDTEVNWDDATQTVEIRSFAYKETLTYWNDEFGNVIQKKEDAERPEEVLFQKYRYTGENVNRFRAIHYTRRYLQSIQTQVTVELKTEGVYENGKVTGKYFIRMIDTSNQVSFAETDGTYEKTVEAKTFEELKIDPAVIQEVMKYEGSR
- a CDS encoding sigma-54 interaction domain-containing protein; the protein is MEKLKEKQTAAKIDVGVALLDREGFVVYTNDTIKRWLGKSNPQLIKAGLELLIPNHRFSKVFASGKPMDWQMELGGMHLQINAYPYPNCVEKSGIFLVACNTVPLKIMQERLSEMKAVADELDAIFQNSYDAIYITDANGITLKTNDAIERLTGIPKEYYIGKDLRYLEKRGIVQKLVSFEVMKQKKPVTVIQENSLGKVLLNTGSPVFNEQGEVIRVVTNVRDISELNRLREELSQLRKFHAGEDQVVVASKEMERVIDLACRVAATDTTVLLLGESGGGKEVVARMIHRNSRRYEKGSFIKVNCGAIPQELLESELFGYESGAFTGAKKEGKPGMFELAHEGTLFLDEIGEMPLHLQVKLLRVLQEQEFHRVGGVKPIRVNVRIIAATNRDLKKMVAEGSFREDLYYRLYVVPIEIPPLRKRKEDILPLIQFYLDKFNRKFQTAKSFTDETLAILQRYQWPGNIRELANLIERLLVITPSHEIRPDHLPKMTGVYVPDNEPAVQEHAQNGLPPVSASEITYSLEKIEEWGGLQEAVEQLERQLLAAAYERYGSSYEVAKALKISQSTAIRKAYKYGIRIKSGEV